The following is a genomic window from Hyphomicrobiales bacterium.
AGAATTCGACCGGCAGGAGCCGAAGTATCAGCTCGCCGGCGATCGCATTCGCCACTTCAGAGAGTTCACGCTGCCGCTCGACGACAAGGATGTCACGCGGCAGGCAGCACGCTGCATGGACTGCGGCATTCCCTTCTGCCACGGGCCCACGGGCTGCCCGGTGCACAACCAGATCCCGGACTGGAACGATCTGGTCTTCGCCGGGGATTGGGAAGAAGCCGCGCGCAACCTGCATTCGACCAACAATTTCCCGGAGTTCACCGGCAGGATCTGCCCCGCGCCCTGCGAGGAAGCCTGCACGCTGAACCTGGAAAACGTGCCGGTCACCATCAAGACCGTCGAACAGACCATTGCCGACAAGGCCTGGGAGAACGGCTGGATCAAGCCGGAGATCGCCAGCATCGCCACGGGCCGCCGGATCGCCGTCATCGGCTCGGGACCGGCCGGTCTAGCCGCGGCCCAACAGCTCGTGCGGGTCGGCCATGCCGTCCATGTCTTCGAGCGCGAGCCCAAGGCAGGCGGTCTGCTGCGCTACGGCATCCCAGACTTCAAGATGGAGAAGCACCACATCGATCGCCGCGTGGTGCAGCTCGAAGCGGAGGGTGTCGTCTTCCACTACGGCGTCAACATCGGTGTCGACAAGGATTTCGCCGAACTCGAACAGGAGTTCGACGCCGTGTTGATGTCCGGCGGCGCGGAAGCGCCGCGGGATCCGAAGCTGCCGGGCCAGGAGCTCGAGGGCGTGCACTACGCCATGCCCTATCTCGTGCAGCAGAATCGCCGCAACGGACAGGAAATCGTCCACGACGAGCCGATCCTCGCGGCCGGCAAGCATGTCGTCGTGATCGGCGGCGGCGACACGGCCTCCGACTGTGTGGGTACGGCCTTCCGCCAGGGCGCCTTGTCGGTCACCCAGCTCGACATCCGCCCGAAGCCTCCGCTGATCGAGGACAAGCTTGCCATCTGGCCTTATTGGCCCACCAAGCTTCGCACGTCGTCGAGCCAGGCAGAGGGTGCCGAGCGGGAGTTCCAGGCCGCGACGCTTGGCCTCGTCGGCAAGAAGGGCAAGCTCACGGGTGTCGCTTGCGTGCGCGTCGACGAGCGCCGGCAGCCTATCGCGGGGGCGGAGTTCGTCCTGAAGGCCGATCTCGTCTTCCTCGCCATTGGCTTTGCCGGCCCCGTCACCGCCGGCCTCGTCGAGCAATCCGCCGTGTCAGTGGACAAGCGCGGCAATGTGCAGGCCGATACGGAGGCCTATCGCACATCCCGGGACAAGGTCTTCGCGGCCGGCGACATGCGCCGCGGCCAGTCCCTCGTCGTCTGGGCCATTCGCGAGGGCCGCCAGGCCGCGCGGGCGATAGACGAGTTCCTGATGGGCACGAGCATCCTGCCGCGCTGAGCGGCATAGCGCACCGGTCATCCCGGGGGGACAAGCCGCAAGCTTGAGCCCCCGGGGTTCCACAAACACGCCGGATCTATCCGACTTGCCCGTCAAGACGGTCACCTCAGGCAGCAGGCAGCCAGTTCCGGACGAGGCGGTGTTCCGATGCTCGTGGCGTGATTCTCGTGGCGTGGAGAGTGCCGCGGCCTATTGGCCCTCGGCCTCTGGCCAATGAAAATCGTCCGAGCGCCCGACGCGCGGTTCCGGCACACGACCCATTCCATAGACGCGTTCGATGAGTTGTCCGGAATAGCCCGATAGAGCCGGGCGCGCCCGCGCAAGCTGGCCGCCCGCCGCCATTTCACGCCGGGTCAAGGGCAGGATGGGACCAGCAATGGGAGGTGGCGGCTGCAGGACGAGTGCCCCCGGCTGCTCAGGCAATGCGGGGAAGGCTGATGCCAGCACATCGTCGCTCTTCGCGGATGACGGGTCGGGCGCCGTATCCGCGGGGGCGCCGCTGCTCGGCGGCAAGGCAAGAACCGTCGCGCTGTTGCGCTCCGTGAGAAGTCGGCGGATCTCGAGTTCCACGAAATGCGCCGCCTTGCGTGCGCCGGCGTCGGTGAAATTGATGCCATTCGCGTTCCGCAACCGTACCTGCTGCCCGTTGATATCGGGGCCGGAAGCCGTGAAGCGGTTGTCGTCGTTGGAAAAGGCTTCCCAGAGGTCGACGTAGTGACTGTCCGCTTTGACGGCCCGATCGCGGATCAGCGCGTTGAGGCTCAGCACGTCCGCCGAGTAGCGTGTTCCCTGCATCGGCGGCATGCCGACCCAGATCAAGG
Proteins encoded in this region:
- the gltD gene encoding Glutamate synthase (NADPH) small chain; translated protein: MTGQKLDRTMGKVTGFLEFDRQEPKYQLAGDRIRHFREFTLPLDDKDVTRQAARCMDCGIPFCHGPTGCPVHNQIPDWNDLVFAGDWEEAARNLHSTNNFPEFTGRICPAPCEEACTLNLENVPVTIKTVEQTIADKAWENGWIKPEIASIATGRRIAVIGSGPAGLAAAQQLVRVGHAVHVFEREPKAGGLLRYGIPDFKMEKHHIDRRVVQLEAEGVVFHYGVNIGVDKDFAELEQEFDAVLMSGGAEAPRDPKLPGQELEGVHYAMPYLVQQNRRNGQEIVHDEPILAAGKHVVVIGGGDTASDCVGTAFRQGALSVTQLDIRPKPPLIEDKLAIWPYWPTKLRTSSSQAEGAEREFQAATLGLVGKKGKLTGVACVRVDERRQPIAGAEFVLKADLVFLAIGFAGPVTAGLVEQSAVSVDKRGNVQADTEAYRTSRDKVFAAGDMRRGQSLVVWAIREGRQAARAIDEFLMGTSILPR